A single Micromonospora sp. CCTCC AA 2012012 DNA region contains:
- a CDS encoding DUF4188 domain-containing protein, which translates to MMRTRDFSRAPAQADADAMFVGATRYRSPLAVLRLFPAWRRMVRDLRRTPGYRWHTVYWQFPCTLGTIAFFADRDAMLRFARSRQHRRLMAWVTDGTRNATGGFIRLWTAEPDGYSNGVWRAESPEMAHIPTFTPLTSERTGPAVRR; encoded by the coding sequence ATGATGCGTACCCGTGACTTCTCCCGGGCCCCGGCCCAGGCCGACGCCGACGCCATGTTCGTCGGCGCGACCCGCTACCGCAGCCCGCTGGCGGTCCTGCGGCTGTTCCCGGCGTGGCGGCGGATGGTCCGCGACCTGCGCCGGACGCCCGGCTACCGCTGGCACACCGTCTACTGGCAGTTCCCCTGCACGCTCGGCACGATCGCCTTCTTCGCCGACCGCGACGCGATGCTGCGCTTCGCCCGGTCCCGGCAGCACCGCCGGCTGATGGCCTGGGTGACCGACGGCACCCGCAACGCCACCGGCGGTTTCATCCGGCTCTGGACCGCCGAACCCGACGGCTACTCCAACGGGGTGTGGCGGGCCGAGTCCCCGGAGATGGCGCACATCCCGACCTTCACCCCGCTCACGTCGGAGCGGACCGGCCCGGCGGTGCGCCGGTGA
- a CDS encoding cytochrome P450, which yields MTATQERTAVPFAEIRDRLGERYALAQVTLAELEADTNAVLRRLREESPIAVCAELEALFALRWADVQTVVSRSELFRSDQPDSFLTRFVGPNMLHSEGREHQAARSAVLPAFRATDPGMPAEVDRRYAQLRGAHDDGTPCDLAKEFCIPLVAQATINLLGCEDAVTPAQMDRWGPLVSKGAFDFHEFGAARDDVDGVRAEISAMVAEYVDGRRRARPDSVLGCMAKASSSLDETRRMVEFMIIGADAGPREGLSTVLACVLTADREVRSRLVDSPALRQSFVDEALRWESPIGGITREARVDTELSGVAIERGTRVIGVLPSANRDPLRWPDGDTFVPDRGDRAHLSFGAGMHGCIGAALSRRLADAMVLAVASDPAVRPYAVPQYRGWWYRGPSAVLATWT from the coding sequence GTGACCGCCACGCAGGAGCGCACGGCGGTGCCGTTCGCCGAGATCCGGGACCGGCTCGGCGAACGGTACGCGCTGGCGCAGGTCACCCTCGCCGAGCTGGAGGCCGACACGAACGCGGTGCTGCGGCGCCTGCGGGAGGAGAGCCCGATCGCGGTCTGCGCCGAGCTGGAGGCGCTCTTCGCGCTGCGCTGGGCCGACGTGCAGACCGTGGTCTCCCGCTCGGAGCTGTTCCGCTCGGATCAGCCGGACAGCTTCCTGACCCGGTTCGTCGGGCCCAACATGCTGCACAGCGAGGGGCGGGAGCACCAGGCCGCCCGGTCGGCGGTGCTGCCCGCGTTCCGGGCCACCGACCCCGGCATGCCGGCCGAGGTCGACCGGCGGTACGCGCAGCTGCGCGGAGCGCACGACGACGGTACGCCGTGCGACCTGGCGAAGGAGTTCTGCATCCCGCTGGTCGCCCAGGCCACCATCAACCTGCTCGGCTGCGAGGACGCCGTGACGCCGGCGCAGATGGACCGCTGGGGTCCGCTGGTGAGCAAGGGCGCCTTCGACTTCCATGAGTTCGGCGCCGCCCGGGACGACGTCGACGGCGTCCGCGCCGAGATCTCGGCGATGGTCGCGGAGTACGTCGACGGCCGGCGACGCGCGCGTCCGGACTCGGTGCTGGGCTGCATGGCGAAGGCGTCCAGCTCGCTGGACGAGACCCGGCGGATGGTCGAGTTCATGATCATCGGTGCGGACGCCGGACCCCGCGAGGGGCTCAGCACCGTGCTGGCGTGCGTGCTCACCGCCGACCGCGAGGTGCGCAGCCGACTGGTGGACTCACCGGCCCTGCGGCAGAGCTTCGTGGACGAGGCGTTGCGCTGGGAGTCGCCGATCGGCGGCATCACCCGCGAGGCGCGGGTCGACACCGAACTGTCCGGCGTCGCGATCGAACGCGGCACCCGGGTGATCGGCGTGCTGCCCAGCGCGAACCGGGATCCGCTGCGCTGGCCGGACGGCGACACCTTCGTCCCGGACCGCGGCGACCGGGCGCACCTGTCCTTCGGCGCCGGCATGCACGGCTGCATCGGGGCCGCGCTCAGCCGCCGCCTCGCGGACGCGATGGTCCTGGCCGTGGCGTCGGATCCGGCCGTGCGGCCGTACGCCGTCCCGCAGTACCGGGGCTGGTGGTACCGCGGCCCGTCGGCCGTCCTCGCGACCTGGACCTGA
- a CDS encoding GNAT family N-acetyltransferase, with protein MTADRTRFERVVDRRGLREFLALTDRVYADQPRFVPTPRQQIRRWWRDGTPMYVLRDTGGTVVGRTTLHTDAALDAKLGRRCQLFGLTEFTAPAAEPLLAAITAAARAAGDRDALFGPVALLPNQAGGVITAGFADRGFVDSAWNPPRYVTAYESSGFRRRFESDTWICPISGPGTPADPPEGELRVHRGDVRRLDEQLDLLRELLNASFAQLGYYTQISAAQLRRQTDGLAYLLDESLLLYLTRGGVPVAFVLCLPDISEFLVRVRGDLHPLNQLRLLATRRRYRREAVLIIKGVLPDHQGRGYQRLLSAELRRNLHAGGYTTLRSTYVGRDNPASAAQFRALGGRPLHGYTFYEKEL; from the coding sequence GTGACCGCCGACCGGACCCGCTTCGAGCGGGTCGTCGACCGCCGCGGCCTGCGCGAGTTCCTCGCGCTCACCGACCGGGTGTACGCCGACCAGCCGCGCTTCGTCCCCACCCCCCGGCAGCAGATCCGCCGCTGGTGGCGCGACGGCACACCGATGTACGTGCTGCGCGACACAGGCGGGACGGTGGTGGGCCGTACGACGCTGCACACCGACGCCGCCCTCGACGCCAAGCTCGGCCGGCGCTGCCAGCTGTTCGGGCTGACCGAGTTCACCGCACCGGCCGCCGAGCCGCTCCTCGCGGCGATCACCGCCGCCGCCCGCGCCGCCGGTGACCGCGACGCGCTCTTCGGCCCGGTCGCGCTGCTGCCCAACCAGGCCGGCGGGGTCATCACCGCAGGCTTCGCCGACCGGGGCTTCGTCGACAGCGCCTGGAACCCGCCCCGCTACGTCACCGCCTACGAGTCGTCCGGGTTCCGCCGACGGTTCGAGTCGGACACCTGGATCTGCCCCATCTCCGGCCCCGGCACGCCGGCCGACCCGCCCGAGGGGGAGCTGCGGGTGCACCGGGGTGACGTGCGGCGGCTCGACGAGCAGCTCGACCTGCTGCGGGAGCTGCTCAACGCCTCCTTCGCCCAGCTCGGCTACTACACGCAGATCTCCGCCGCGCAGCTGCGCCGGCAGACCGACGGGCTGGCGTACCTGCTGGACGAGTCGTTGCTGCTCTATCTGACCCGGGGCGGGGTGCCGGTGGCGTTCGTGCTCTGCCTGCCGGACATCAGCGAGTTCCTGGTCCGGGTCCGGGGCGACCTGCACCCGCTGAACCAGCTCCGGCTGCTGGCCACCCGACGCCGTTACCGCCGCGAGGCGGTGCTGATCATCAAGGGCGTCCTCCCCGACCACCAGGGACGCGGCTACCAGCGGCTGCTCTCCGCCGAACTGCGCCGCAACCTGCACGCCGGCGGCTACACCACGCTGCGCAGCACGTACGTCGGCCGGGACAACCCCGCCTCCGCCGCCCAGTTCCGGGCGCTCGGCGGCCGGCCGCTGCACGGCTACACCTTCTATGAGAAGGAACTGTAG
- the rsgA gene encoding ribosome small subunit-dependent GTPase A: MSSSEDLTPAGADHPLAAYGWTAQLAAECGPLAEAGFVPGRVARVDLGRCDVVIADAAGTGVRTIRADTAAVLDPDPVQCPCTGDWAAVDLGASGPAALAALLPRRTAVVRNSAGAGSDGQALAVNVDAVLIASSLAAKPDLGRIERYLALAWESGAQPIVVLTKADVPHDPAHIDDVETAAPGATVLVVSAADGTGMDVLRACLPTTTALIGPSGAGKSTLTNALAGAEVMTVGETRERDEKGRHTTTTRELIPIPGGVLIDTPGLRGVGLYGGDGVERTFSDIEQYAVGCRFHDCAHDAEPQCGVKEAIAVGLLPARRLVSYNKLLRENERIAARTDARLAAERARQGKHQWKIMMAESNKPRP, translated from the coding sequence GTGTCATCCTCCGAAGACCTCACCCCCGCCGGGGCCGACCACCCGCTGGCCGCGTACGGCTGGACCGCGCAGCTCGCGGCCGAGTGCGGGCCGCTCGCCGAGGCCGGGTTCGTCCCCGGTCGGGTGGCGCGGGTCGACCTGGGCCGCTGCGACGTCGTGATCGCCGACGCCGCCGGCACCGGCGTCCGCACCATCCGGGCCGACACCGCGGCGGTGCTGGACCCCGATCCTGTCCAGTGCCCCTGCACCGGCGACTGGGCCGCGGTCGACCTCGGCGCGTCGGGCCCGGCCGCGCTCGCGGCGCTGCTGCCGCGCCGCACCGCCGTCGTGCGTAACAGCGCCGGGGCGGGCTCGGACGGGCAGGCCCTCGCCGTCAACGTGGACGCCGTGCTGATCGCCTCCTCGCTCGCCGCGAAGCCGGACCTGGGGCGCATCGAGCGCTACCTGGCGCTGGCCTGGGAGAGCGGTGCCCAGCCGATCGTCGTGCTGACCAAGGCCGACGTGCCCCACGACCCGGCGCACATCGACGACGTCGAGACGGCGGCGCCGGGTGCGACGGTCCTCGTCGTCAGCGCGGCCGACGGTACGGGCATGGACGTCCTCCGGGCGTGCCTGCCGACGACCACCGCGCTGATCGGCCCGTCCGGCGCGGGGAAGTCGACCCTGACCAACGCCCTCGCCGGTGCCGAGGTGATGACGGTGGGGGAGACCCGCGAGCGGGACGAGAAGGGCCGCCACACCACGACGACCCGCGAACTCATCCCCATCCCGGGCGGCGTCCTCATCGACACGCCGGGCCTGCGCGGCGTCGGCCTGTACGGCGGCGACGGCGTGGAGCGGACGTTCTCCGACATCGAGCAGTACGCCGTCGGCTGCCGGTTCCACGACTGCGCCCACGACGCCGAGCCGCAGTGCGGGGTGAAGGAGGCCATCGCGGTGGGCCTGCTCCCGGCGCGGCGCCTGGTGAGCTACAACAAGCTGCTGCGGGAGAACGAGCGGATCGCGGCCCGTACCGATGCCCGGCTCGCCGCCGAGCGGGCGCGGCAGGGCAAGCACCAGTGGAAGATCATGATGGCGGAGTCGAACAAGCCCCGGCCCTGA
- a CDS encoding nitroreductase family protein produces the protein MDISALRVLAPLCWRAPSAHNTQPWRLDHRDEEVHVGWDPADALPAADPTGRDLRLSLGAFVETCLIVAADLGLPIEYVPDHCAQDRRVGWLRLSRPGYRSPFTAAQVQGRRTHRGRFSAGPDAGTLAALDAVAGQAGGEVRVVSDADLLTRLLTTADRHLYADPAVVAELRTWLRLTPRHPRYRADGLTGRCLELSPGEAAGLRAALAAYPVLRPLGLPRLLATAAGHPLALGGTVIVLVGPTGMDDAAQVEFGRVLMRTWLTLHAAGLAAHPLSQLIDASATRAALGATLDVAPERLLHVARVGRPVGPTARSARRVGGTG, from the coding sequence ATGGACATCTCCGCGCTGCGCGTGCTCGCACCGCTGTGCTGGCGGGCGCCGAGCGCGCACAACACCCAGCCGTGGCGGCTCGACCACCGGGACGAGGAGGTCCACGTCGGGTGGGACCCGGCCGACGCCCTGCCCGCCGCCGACCCCACCGGCCGTGACCTGCGACTGTCGCTCGGCGCGTTCGTCGAGACCTGCCTGATCGTCGCGGCCGACCTCGGACTGCCGATCGAGTACGTCCCGGACCACTGCGCGCAGGACCGCCGGGTGGGGTGGTTGCGGCTGTCCCGGCCCGGCTACCGCAGCCCGTTCACGGCGGCGCAGGTGCAGGGCCGCCGTACCCACCGGGGCCGGTTCTCCGCCGGCCCGGACGCCGGGACGCTCGCCGCGCTGGACGCGGTCGCCGGGCAGGCGGGTGGAGAGGTCCGGGTCGTGTCGGACGCCGACCTGCTGACCCGGCTGCTCACCACCGCCGACCGGCACCTGTACGCGGACCCCGCCGTCGTCGCCGAACTGCGCACCTGGCTGCGCCTCACGCCGCGCCACCCGCGCTACCGGGCCGACGGGCTGACCGGCCGCTGCCTGGAACTCTCCCCGGGCGAGGCGGCCGGGCTGCGGGCGGCGCTGGCCGCGTACCCGGTGCTGCGCCCGCTCGGGCTGCCCCGGCTGCTGGCCACGGCGGCCGGCCACCCGCTCGCCCTCGGCGGCACCGTGATCGTGCTGGTCGGGCCGACCGGAATGGACGACGCGGCGCAGGTCGAGTTCGGACGGGTGCTGATGCGCACCTGGCTGACCCTGCACGCGGCCGGGCTGGCGGCACACCCGCTGAGCCAGCTCATCGACGCGTCGGCCACCCGCGCCGCGCTCGGCGCGACGTTGGACGTGGCGCCGGAGCGGCTGCTGCACGTCGCCCGGGTCGGCCGGCCGGTCGGCCCGACGGCCCGCTCGGCGCGCCGGGTCGGCGGCACCGGCTGA
- a CDS encoding bacterial transcriptional activator domain-containing protein encodes MTDGASVALDTGRVWIDLETFLRQSEQGLRWLRGGRTAEGRALLTSAESLYVGDFLEGDPYEDWALPTRELARASYLRVTRALADDAAERRYASAMRAIGILPDDRVRP; translated from the coding sequence GTGACCGACGGCGCCAGCGTGGCGCTGGACACCGGACGGGTGTGGATCGACCTGGAGACCTTCCTGCGGCAGTCCGAGCAGGGGCTGCGGTGGTTGCGCGGCGGCCGGACGGCCGAGGGGCGGGCCCTGCTCACGTCGGCGGAGAGCCTCTACGTCGGTGACTTCCTGGAGGGCGACCCGTACGAGGACTGGGCGCTGCCCACCCGGGAGCTGGCGCGCGCCAGCTACCTGCGGGTGACGCGGGCGCTGGCGGACGACGCCGCCGAGCGGCGCTACGCCTCCGCCATGCGGGCGATCGGGATCCTGCCGGACGACCGCGTACGGCCCTGA
- a CDS encoding translation factor GTPase family protein: MTLLNLGIVAHVDAGKTSLTERLLYEAGAVAQLGSVDAGTTRTDSMELERRRGITIRAAVTSVTIGGLSINLLDTPGHPDFIAEVERSLAVLDAAVLVVSSVEGVQPQTVAIWRALRRIGVPTVCFLNKVDRRGADVERVVDQLRRRLGARPVLLTRVVGQGGRDARVRGVGLDADAVVEAVAEVDDAVAARWLTDQPVRVRDVRRAIRRAVRRADLTPVACGSAITGAGVRQLCHLLADLLPRGEQGNGPLAGTVFAVDRDGHGRRVWLRLWSGQLRVRDRVQLAGARPQTVTQIAVTEPEGVLVRPCVSAGQIAAVRGVSARIGQHLGDPPRRHGYRFPPPTRQAVVEPVEPEQRLAMFAGLAELADEDPLVDLRLDEQQAEAVIRLHGEVQKEVLAALLHDRYGVRVRFSGTLTACIERVVGTGTAEEQPHERGNPYLAGLGLRIEAAPVGHGIEFRPGVEPGRLPPAFVAATEEGVRAALRQGRHGWPVTDCTVTMTASRYFPRQSRPHQKFDKSVSTVAADFRNLAPVVVAAALRRAGTRVCHPIERFDVNLPQHAVEPVLALLGRSGAVVHDTAVAGGYLEVSGNLPSSRVPQVVAALPDLTGGEAVLTTTFDHYAPVTGEDPPTVRRRGPDPADREGWFRAVPR, encoded by the coding sequence TTGACCTTGTTGAACCTCGGGATCGTCGCCCATGTTGACGCCGGAAAGACCAGCCTGACCGAACGCCTCCTCTACGAGGCCGGCGCCGTCGCCCAGCTCGGCAGCGTCGACGCGGGCACGACGCGGACCGACTCGATGGAGTTGGAACGCCGCCGCGGCATCACCATCCGGGCGGCCGTCACGTCCGTCACCATCGGTGGGCTGAGCATCAACCTGCTGGACACCCCCGGCCACCCCGACTTCATCGCGGAGGTCGAGCGGTCGCTGGCCGTGCTGGACGCCGCCGTGCTGGTGGTGTCGAGCGTGGAGGGCGTCCAGCCGCAGACCGTCGCCATCTGGCGGGCGCTGCGCCGCATCGGCGTACCGACGGTGTGTTTCCTGAACAAGGTGGACCGCCGCGGCGCCGACGTCGAGCGGGTCGTCGACCAGCTGCGCCGCCGACTCGGGGCGCGTCCGGTCCTGCTCACCCGGGTCGTCGGCCAGGGCGGGCGCGACGCCCGGGTGCGGGGCGTGGGCCTCGACGCCGACGCGGTGGTGGAGGCGGTGGCGGAGGTCGACGACGCGGTGGCGGCCCGCTGGCTGACCGACCAGCCGGTGCGCGTGCGCGACGTCCGGCGGGCGATCCGGCGCGCGGTGCGCCGCGCCGACCTCACCCCGGTCGCCTGCGGCTCGGCGATCACCGGGGCCGGCGTACGTCAGCTCTGCCACCTCCTCGCCGACCTGCTGCCCCGTGGCGAGCAGGGGAACGGTCCGCTGGCGGGTACGGTCTTCGCCGTCGACCGGGACGGGCACGGCCGGCGGGTCTGGCTGCGGTTGTGGTCCGGGCAGCTCCGCGTCCGGGACCGGGTGCAGCTCGCCGGGGCCCGCCCCCAGACGGTGACCCAGATCGCCGTCACCGAGCCCGAGGGTGTGCTGGTCCGCCCCTGCGTCTCCGCCGGTCAGATCGCCGCGGTGCGCGGCGTGTCGGCCCGGATCGGCCAGCACCTCGGGGACCCGCCCCGGCGGCACGGCTACCGGTTCCCGCCGCCGACCCGGCAGGCGGTCGTCGAGCCCGTCGAACCGGAGCAGCGGCTGGCGATGTTCGCCGGCCTGGCCGAGCTGGCCGACGAGGACCCGCTGGTGGACCTGCGCCTCGACGAGCAGCAGGCGGAGGCGGTGATCCGCCTGCACGGCGAGGTCCAGAAGGAGGTGCTGGCCGCGCTCCTGCACGACCGGTACGGCGTCCGGGTGCGCTTCTCCGGCACGTTGACGGCCTGCATCGAACGGGTCGTCGGCACCGGGACCGCCGAGGAGCAGCCGCACGAGCGCGGCAACCCGTACCTGGCCGGGCTGGGGTTGCGCATCGAGGCCGCCCCGGTCGGGCACGGCATCGAGTTCCGCCCCGGGGTCGAGCCCGGTCGGTTGCCGCCGGCGTTCGTCGCCGCCACCGAGGAGGGCGTACGGGCCGCCCTGCGGCAGGGCCGGCACGGCTGGCCGGTCACCGACTGCACGGTCACCATGACGGCGTCCCGGTACTTCCCCCGGCAGAGCAGGCCGCACCAGAAGTTCGACAAGTCCGTGTCGACGGTGGCGGCGGACTTCCGCAACCTCGCCCCGGTGGTGGTCGCCGCCGCGCTGCGCCGGGCCGGCACCCGGGTGTGCCACCCGATCGAGCGCTTCGACGTCAACCTTCCGCAGCACGCGGTGGAGCCGGTGTTGGCGCTGCTGGGCCGCTCGGGGGCGGTCGTCCACGACACCGCCGTCGCCGGCGGATACCTCGAGGTGAGCGGGAACCTGCCGTCGTCCCGGGTGCCGCAGGTCGTCGCCGCGCTGCCGGACCTCACCGGTGGCGAGGCCGTGCTGACCACCACCTTCGACCACTACGCGCCGGTCACCGGGGAGGACCCGCCGACGGTGCGGCGGCGCGGACCCGATCCGGCCGACCGGGAGGGGTGGTTCCGGGCCGTACCCCGGTAG
- a CDS encoding 4'-phosphopantetheinyl transferase family protein → MLAELLPATVIVAESSSDPVGVALHPDEERIAVDALGRRSPEFVTGRHCAHRALRRLGVPPSPVLSGAGGAPRWPPGVVGSITHCPGYRAAAVARAADMVTIGIDAEPGEALPDGVLKLVSLPQERAELAGLARLSRPVPWDKLLFSAKESVYKAWFPLTGRWLGFMDARLTIDADRGTFDARLLVPGPTVGGRELTGFTGRWLARDGLLLTAVALPA, encoded by the coding sequence GTGCTCGCGGAACTCCTCCCGGCGACCGTCATCGTCGCCGAGTCGTCGTCCGACCCGGTCGGCGTCGCGCTGCATCCGGACGAGGAACGCATCGCCGTCGACGCCCTCGGCCGGCGCAGCCCCGAGTTCGTGACCGGACGGCACTGCGCACACCGCGCGCTGCGGCGTCTCGGCGTGCCGCCATCCCCGGTCCTGTCCGGCGCGGGCGGCGCCCCGCGGTGGCCGCCGGGAGTGGTCGGCAGCATCACCCACTGCCCGGGGTACCGCGCCGCCGCGGTGGCGAGGGCCGCTGACATGGTCACGATCGGCATCGACGCGGAGCCCGGCGAGGCGCTGCCCGACGGTGTGCTGAAGCTGGTGTCGCTGCCGCAGGAGCGTGCCGAGCTGGCCGGCCTGGCGCGCCTGAGCAGGCCGGTGCCCTGGGACAAGCTGCTCTTCTCCGCGAAGGAGTCGGTCTACAAGGCCTGGTTCCCGCTGACCGGCAGGTGGCTCGGCTTCATGGACGCCCGGCTGACCATCGACGCCGACCGCGGCACCTTCGACGCGCGGCTGCTGGTCCCCGGTCCGACGGTCGGCGGCCGGGAACTCACCGGCTTCACCGGTCGGTGGCTGGCTCGCGACGGCCTGCTGCTCACCGCCGTCGCGCTGCCGGCCTGA
- a CDS encoding diiron oxygenase, with amino-acid sequence MTTTTKSPDRFAAVLERLTQKSVNDHYNPYTHFDWPDSLPEEAYWMSPSLLSIHGTELESELTEAQKMALSKWESINFYSMNVHGIRELLTEVIDRIHTRGFEEASEFFHHFIGEENEHMWFFAEFCLRYGGKLYSTLRLKGESEQQSDLANFLVFSRILLFEELVDHYNTTMANDELLHDTIREINRVHHRDESRHIAFGRELVSMLYERARPAMTEQQRGEVESYLKDYIAVILNSFCSSVVYRDAGLGHIAGLRSRVLAHPGRKAAVKLAVRKPMGFFVKQGIFTDHTIPGL; translated from the coding sequence ATGACCACCACGACCAAGTCGCCGGACCGCTTCGCCGCAGTGCTCGAACGACTGACCCAGAAGTCCGTCAACGACCACTACAACCCGTACACGCACTTCGACTGGCCGGACTCCCTGCCGGAGGAGGCCTACTGGATGTCGCCGTCGCTGCTGAGCATCCACGGCACCGAGCTGGAGTCCGAGCTCACCGAGGCCCAGAAGATGGCGCTCAGCAAGTGGGAGAGCATCAACTTCTACAGCATGAACGTGCACGGCATCCGGGAGCTGCTGACCGAGGTCATCGACCGGATCCACACGCGCGGCTTCGAGGAGGCGTCGGAGTTCTTCCACCACTTCATCGGTGAGGAGAACGAGCACATGTGGTTCTTCGCCGAGTTCTGCCTGCGCTACGGCGGCAAGCTCTATTCCACGCTCCGCCTCAAGGGCGAGTCGGAGCAGCAGAGCGACCTGGCGAACTTCCTGGTGTTCAGCCGGATCCTGCTCTTCGAGGAGCTGGTGGACCACTACAACACCACGATGGCGAACGACGAGCTGCTGCACGACACCATCCGCGAGATCAACCGGGTCCACCACCGGGACGAGTCCCGGCACATCGCGTTCGGCCGCGAGCTGGTGAGCATGCTCTACGAGCGGGCCCGCCCGGCGATGACCGAACAGCAGCGTGGCGAGGTCGAGTCCTACCTGAAGGACTACATCGCCGTCATCCTGAACTCCTTCTGCAGCTCCGTGGTCTATCGCGACGCCGGACTGGGCCACATCGCGGGGCTGCGCAGCCGGGTGCTCGCCCACCCGGGACGCAAGGCCGCGGTGAAGCTGGCGGTCCGCAAGCCGATGGGCTTCTTCGTCAAGCAGGGGATCTTCACCGATCACACGATTCCCGGGCTGTGA
- a CDS encoding phenylacetate--CoA ligase family protein, with product MAETLHRPAAPPAVAYPGLTVGERLRRVRLSLRCRLFGAALRFVVRRPGRWRWSARRHHPVLDRLAAANARAVCALAALDVPAYRDFLRSRPDGRARPGERRRLGDFPETDKESYVVAYDAARRCRGGRLPARGVVVDESAGSSGRPFNWPRGERELRAVHHDIVGYTSLVFPMRRPFVINAYSMGAWATGTTTGAALARVAVVKNTGPDLGKVVDTLREFGPDFDYLVTAYPPFLKHLRDRLDAEGFPWSRYRIQASCGGEGMTEALRDYLEERFVRVRSAYGASDLTIGIGAETRFTVWLRRRLRTDAALRTALLGADEQRLPMVFQYNPLATYLETNERQELLCTVTGLDVIQPRLRYNVGDEALLLDQRRILDLVRADPQAWAECRAALSTEGMALPVLLLFGRRDSTVSYLGANLYPQDVEYGLYTGNPHAAQISRFCLTLVEDAALETRPVIHLELRRPLDAPERAALTAACRDGVRRHLAAVSRDFAQSLTEDPTAGDLRVETHEPGTGPFAGPQKIKNVYLVG from the coding sequence ATGGCCGAGACGCTGCACCGACCCGCCGCCCCGCCCGCCGTCGCGTACCCCGGGCTGACGGTCGGGGAACGGCTGCGTCGGGTGCGGCTGTCGCTGCGCTGCCGGCTGTTCGGGGCGGCGCTGCGGTTCGTCGTACGCCGTCCCGGCCGGTGGCGGTGGTCGGCCCGGCGGCACCACCCGGTGCTGGACCGGCTGGCGGCGGCGAACGCCCGGGCGGTGTGCGCGCTGGCCGCGCTGGACGTCCCGGCGTACCGCGACTTCCTGCGGAGCCGACCGGACGGGCGCGCCCGGCCGGGGGAGCGGCGTCGGCTGGGGGACTTCCCGGAGACCGACAAGGAGAGCTACGTCGTCGCGTACGACGCCGCCCGGCGCTGCCGGGGCGGCCGGCTGCCGGCCCGGGGCGTGGTGGTCGACGAGTCGGCCGGCTCGTCGGGTCGGCCGTTCAACTGGCCGCGCGGCGAGCGGGAACTGCGCGCCGTGCACCACGACATCGTCGGCTACACCAGCCTGGTCTTCCCGATGCGCCGACCGTTCGTGATCAACGCGTACTCGATGGGGGCCTGGGCGACCGGGACCACGACGGGCGCCGCGCTGGCCCGGGTCGCGGTGGTCAAGAACACCGGCCCCGACCTGGGCAAGGTCGTCGACACGCTGCGCGAGTTCGGCCCGGACTTCGACTATCTGGTGACCGCGTACCCGCCGTTCCTGAAGCACCTGCGGGACCGCCTCGACGCCGAGGGTTTCCCCTGGTCGCGGTACCGGATCCAGGCCAGTTGCGGGGGAGAGGGGATGACCGAGGCGCTGCGGGACTACCTGGAGGAGCGGTTCGTGCGGGTGCGGTCGGCGTACGGGGCGTCGGACCTGACCATCGGGATCGGCGCGGAGACCCGCTTCACGGTGTGGCTGCGCCGCCGCCTGCGCACCGACGCGGCGCTGCGGACGGCGCTGCTCGGCGCGGACGAGCAGCGGCTGCCGATGGTGTTCCAGTACAACCCGCTGGCCACCTACCTGGAGACCAACGAGCGCCAGGAACTGCTCTGCACGGTCACCGGTCTCGACGTCATCCAGCCGCGGCTGCGCTACAACGTCGGCGACGAGGCGCTCCTGCTCGACCAGCGGCGGATCCTCGACCTGGTCCGCGCCGACCCGCAGGCCTGGGCCGAGTGCCGGGCGGCGCTGTCCACCGAAGGGATGGCCCTGCCGGTGCTGCTGCTGTTCGGCCGGCGCGACTCGACGGTGTCCTACCTGGGCGCCAACCTCTACCCACAGGACGTCGAGTACGGCCTGTACACCGGCAACCCGCACGCCGCGCAGATCAGCCGGTTCTGCCTGACGCTGGTCGAGGACGCCGCGCTGGAGACCCGGCCGGTGATCCACCTGGAGCTGCGCCGCCCGCTGGACGCGCCGGAGCGCGCCGCGCTCACCGCCGCCTGCCGGGACGGGGTGCGCCGACACCTCGCGGCGGTCTCCCGCGACTTCGCGCAGTCACTGACCGAGGACCCGACCGCCGGTGACCTGCGCGTCGAGACACACGAACCGGGCACCGGCCCGTTCGCCGGACCACAGAAGATCAAGAACGTCTACCTGGTGGGTTGA